A single genomic interval of Pseudarthrobacter chlorophenolicus A6 harbors:
- a CDS encoding DUF2637 domain-containing protein — MTSARKPAAPLSRPIIAVGIGSTVLIAVGAFVLSFASLTDLAARSGIDRNLSWIWPIIVDGLIVAATVAIVALAGHDRKTLAYPWALLFLGAVVSTAANAVHAIVSVDQAHGGVPPVISAVMAAMPPVVLLAITHLTVLLVQKAAPAPAAKKKPVKSSAPVRPVKKAATAATPAAPGPALHGALAKVPAAGPAAVLASSDRELVNA; from the coding sequence ATGACATCCGCGCGTAAGCCCGCAGCCCCCTTGTCCCGCCCCATCATCGCCGTCGGAATCGGCTCGACAGTCCTGATAGCCGTCGGCGCCTTCGTCTTGTCCTTCGCCTCGCTGACCGACCTCGCTGCACGATCCGGCATCGACCGGAACCTCTCCTGGATCTGGCCGATCATCGTTGACGGGCTCATCGTCGCCGCGACCGTCGCAATTGTCGCCCTTGCCGGCCACGACCGGAAGACCCTCGCCTACCCGTGGGCACTGCTGTTCCTGGGTGCTGTCGTCTCAACGGCCGCCAACGCCGTCCACGCCATCGTCTCGGTCGACCAGGCACATGGCGGAGTACCGCCGGTCATCTCAGCAGTCATGGCAGCCATGCCCCCTGTGGTTCTTCTCGCCATTACCCACCTGACGGTCCTGCTGGTACAGAAGGCGGCCCCGGCACCCGCGGCAAAGAAGAAGCCCGTGAAGTCCTCTGCCCCTGTCCGGCCCGTGAAAAAGGCAGCAACTGCGGCCACCCCCGCCGCGCCCGGACCGGCCCTTCACGGCGCCCTCGCGAAAGTCCCCGCAGCGGGGCCGGCCGCCGTGCTGGCCAGCAGCGACCGCGAGCTCGTCAACGCCTGA
- the secY gene encoding preprotein translocase subunit SecY, translated as MLDSIKGAFRSPDLRTKLLITLGILTVFRLGSFIPAPGVIAGNVQLCLTGGGASGGIYDMVNMFSGGALLSVSIVALGVMPYITASIMMQLMKVIVPRLQELHANGETATVTQYTRYLAVGMSALNATTVVTMARTGNLLPGCALPLVTDQGFMTSLIMIISLIAGALLVMWMGEKITERGIGNGMSLLIFTSVASGFPTSLGTIGRTQGWGVFASVLAVGLVTIALVVFVEQSQRRIPVVYAKRVVGRQTLGGNTTFLPIKVNMAGVVPVIFASTLLSLPSMIAQFATGNQSNAGPEWAQWVTANLTKGDHPIYMTVYTLFIIGFSFFYVAITFEPKEIAGNMKKYGGFVPGFRPGKPTERLLAYVSNRITAAGALYIGIIALIPLVALVLLQANQNFPFGGAAILIMVGVGLETVKQISAQMEQRSYPALMR; from the coding sequence TTGCTGGACTCAATCAAGGGTGCGTTCAGGTCTCCTGACCTGCGCACCAAGCTGCTCATCACCCTGGGTATCCTGACCGTCTTCCGTCTCGGATCGTTCATCCCCGCACCTGGCGTGATTGCTGGCAACGTCCAGCTGTGCCTGACCGGCGGCGGCGCCAGCGGCGGCATCTACGACATGGTGAACATGTTCTCCGGCGGGGCGCTGCTCTCGGTCTCCATTGTCGCCCTCGGCGTCATGCCCTACATCACCGCGTCCATCATGATGCAGCTGATGAAGGTCATCGTTCCCAGGCTCCAGGAGCTGCACGCCAACGGCGAAACAGCCACCGTCACCCAGTACACCCGGTACCTGGCCGTCGGTATGTCGGCCCTGAACGCGACCACCGTCGTCACCATGGCCCGCACCGGCAACCTGCTGCCGGGCTGCGCCCTGCCCCTCGTGACAGACCAGGGCTTCATGACCTCGCTCATCATGATCATCTCCCTGATCGCAGGGGCCCTGCTGGTGATGTGGATGGGCGAAAAGATCACCGAGCGCGGCATCGGCAACGGCATGTCACTGCTGATCTTCACCTCGGTGGCCTCCGGCTTCCCGACCTCCCTCGGCACCATCGGCCGGACCCAGGGCTGGGGTGTGTTCGCCTCGGTCCTCGCCGTCGGGCTCGTCACGATCGCCCTGGTCGTGTTCGTCGAGCAGTCCCAGCGCCGGATCCCGGTCGTCTACGCTAAGCGCGTCGTCGGCCGCCAGACCCTGGGCGGAAACACCACTTTCCTGCCCATCAAGGTCAACATGGCAGGCGTTGTGCCCGTCATCTTCGCCTCAACGCTGCTGTCCCTGCCGAGCATGATCGCCCAGTTCGCCACCGGCAACCAGTCCAACGCCGGCCCCGAATGGGCGCAATGGGTGACCGCCAACCTGACCAAGGGCGACCACCCGATCTACATGACGGTCTACACCCTGTTCATTATCGGGTTCTCGTTTTTCTACGTGGCCATCACCTTCGAGCCCAAAGAGATTGCCGGGAACATGAAGAAGTACGGCGGGTTCGTTCCCGGCTTCCGTCCGGGCAAGCCGACCGAACGCCTGCTCGCCTACGTCTCCAACCGGATCACCGCCGCCGGTGCCCTCTACATCGGCATCATCGCCCTGATCCCGCTCGTCGCCCTGGTGCTCCTGCAGGCCAACCAGAACTTCCCTTTCGGCGGCGCCGCGATCCTGATCATGGTCGGCGTCGGACTGGAAACCGTCAAGCAAATCAGCGCCCAAATGGAGCAGCGCTCCTACCCGGCCCTGATGCGATAA
- a CDS encoding NUDIX hydrolase: MTTTTTHTPAAPAAEPSGTKPGAITEMIAVIQAQTVPGTIERLDGSTALENPFIRVDTDTVRFPNGAIGKYSTVTSGTGLGVIAIPFVNFRGIPHLGLVRQYRYPAGEFTLEFPRGGSEDLTLDEAARELVEETGLDYNSATLLGTLRPDTGILTTQVSVWKTNHGREHLRPGHVEDETGAKVEWYSYGELLGLIRRGKITCGMTLAALALLTAGGNMNCP; the protein is encoded by the coding sequence ATGACCACAACCACCACCCACACCCCGGCCGCGCCTGCAGCGGAACCGTCCGGAACGAAGCCAGGTGCGATCACCGAGATGATCGCCGTGATCCAGGCACAGACTGTCCCCGGCACGATCGAACGCCTGGACGGCTCGACGGCACTGGAGAACCCGTTCATCCGGGTCGACACCGACACCGTCCGCTTTCCCAACGGCGCCATCGGCAAGTACTCCACGGTCACCTCCGGGACCGGCCTTGGCGTCATCGCAATCCCCTTCGTGAACTTCCGCGGCATCCCACACCTGGGACTGGTGCGGCAGTACCGCTACCCGGCAGGGGAGTTCACCCTCGAATTCCCCCGTGGCGGATCCGAGGACCTGACCCTGGACGAAGCGGCCCGCGAACTCGTCGAAGAGACGGGCCTGGACTACAACTCGGCGACTCTCCTCGGCACCCTCCGCCCCGATACCGGCATCCTCACCACCCAGGTCTCCGTCTGGAAGACCAACCATGGCAGGGAGCATCTGCGCCCTGGCCACGTCGAAGACGAAACTGGTGCCAAGGTCGAGTGGTACAGCTACGGTGAACTGCTGGGCCTGATCCGGCGCGGCAAGATCACCTGTGGCATGACCCTGGCCGCCCTGGCCCTGCTCACCGCCGGCGGAAACATGAACTGCCCCTAG
- the secG gene encoding preprotein translocase subunit SecG, whose amino-acid sequence MNILIIALQVLVVASSVIMGAFILLHKASGGGVSDMFGGGMTNSLNSTGVAEKNLTRFTIVTATLWAAAIMALAVLTRFTGL is encoded by the coding sequence ATGAACATTCTGATCATCGCACTGCAGGTGCTCGTCGTGGCGTCCAGCGTCATCATGGGCGCCTTCATCCTGCTCCACAAAGCCTCCGGCGGCGGCGTCTCCGACATGTTCGGGGGCGGAATGACCAACAGCCTGAACTCAACCGGCGTGGCCGAGAAGAACCTCACACGGTTCACGATCGTCACGGCAACGCTCTGGGCCGCAGCCATCATGGCCCTGGCAGTCCTCACCCGGTTCACCGGCCTGTAA
- a CDS encoding matrixin family metalloprotease, whose product MSQPGREEVIEPWQDSAAYRPPVPRDGPAIATARPPRKRARWITAGIALTLAAAAGAAYVVTGPHSFASLGAQQEAYRHHWPTPHRGGTERLAPAVTAAPDNGYTATRTEGGVPVGYDPCDAIHYVIREENAPAGGDKMIEDAVAKTARATGLVFIYDGTTEEPPSADREKYQPGRYGDRWAPVLISWTTPDEMPSFIGDAAGFGGSSPVQSGQAPWVYVTGQVQMDGPAAGKLIDQGSSAEVEAILLHEMGHVVGLGHAEDKNNLMYRSTDGTVADFGPGDLAGLAKLGNGPCVPEY is encoded by the coding sequence ATGAGCCAGCCAGGCCGGGAAGAAGTCATCGAGCCGTGGCAGGACTCAGCCGCCTACAGGCCGCCCGTCCCCAGGGATGGTCCTGCCATCGCCACGGCACGACCCCCACGGAAGCGGGCCCGCTGGATCACCGCCGGGATCGCATTGACCCTCGCCGCGGCCGCGGGGGCCGCCTACGTTGTCACCGGGCCGCACTCGTTCGCCAGTCTCGGCGCCCAGCAGGAGGCTTACCGCCACCACTGGCCCACCCCGCACCGGGGCGGCACGGAACGCCTCGCCCCGGCCGTCACCGCAGCGCCGGACAACGGCTACACCGCGACCCGCACCGAAGGCGGAGTCCCCGTCGGGTACGACCCGTGCGACGCCATCCACTACGTCATCCGGGAAGAGAATGCCCCGGCCGGCGGCGACAAGATGATCGAGGATGCGGTCGCGAAGACTGCCCGCGCCACCGGGCTGGTCTTCATCTATGACGGAACCACGGAAGAGCCGCCTTCTGCTGACCGGGAAAAATACCAGCCCGGGCGCTACGGCGACCGATGGGCTCCGGTGCTGATCTCATGGACCACACCTGATGAGATGCCGTCCTTCATCGGCGACGCCGCAGGCTTCGGCGGCAGCTCACCGGTCCAGTCGGGGCAGGCGCCCTGGGTCTACGTCACTGGGCAGGTCCAGATGGATGGGCCGGCGGCCGGGAAGCTCATCGACCAAGGATCCTCCGCAGAAGTCGAAGCAATACTCCTGCACGAGATGGGCCACGTCGTCGGGCTCGGGCACGCCGAGGACAAGAACAATCTGATGTACCGCTCAACGGATGGCACCGTCGCCGACTTCGGTCCCGGCGACCTTGCCGGCCTGGCCAAGCTCGGCAACGGACCCTGCGTCCCCGAATACTGA
- a CDS encoding PDDEXK family nuclease, protein MATRTAAKAAPRNKQASAKRAATAKPKAAPASRKRGAPKTDATKKPAARKPSSKKTATAPAQAPSRTGKASSPRRTPARSSAGKARTSRAPKPKAMEVSYSGRIFRSRLEARWAIFLDLLDVNWDYEPSFYQVGEELFYLPDFYLPDHQLWLEVKGAPYMDTASMAKVLAAVAGPQRIPLREAPYTPSDRLLLGGPFKAQKHGLMPVHTLITPAGPGVAALSSAAFGIEPDGRASLNVLGAPWDTLPATGVKAARRPTPARLQLLLEPEPQLRASTVPERIARAYNGAYRLAFDDQTKTVCDQEVLAAVSRRRSGRPLGLAA, encoded by the coding sequence ATGGCAACCCGCACCGCAGCCAAGGCTGCACCCAGGAACAAGCAGGCATCAGCGAAACGCGCAGCGACAGCTAAACCGAAGGCCGCCCCCGCGTCCAGGAAACGGGGAGCGCCCAAGACCGACGCAACCAAGAAGCCGGCAGCCCGCAAGCCATCCTCAAAGAAGACAGCCACCGCTCCTGCCCAGGCCCCTTCCAGGACGGGCAAGGCCTCCTCCCCGCGAAGGACACCCGCCCGCAGCTCCGCCGGTAAGGCCCGCACCTCCAGGGCGCCGAAGCCCAAAGCCATGGAAGTCTCCTACTCGGGCAGGATCTTCCGCTCCCGGCTCGAAGCCCGCTGGGCCATATTCCTGGACCTGCTGGACGTGAACTGGGACTACGAACCATCGTTCTACCAAGTCGGCGAGGAGCTGTTCTACCTGCCCGACTTCTACCTCCCGGACCACCAGCTCTGGCTCGAAGTCAAGGGCGCCCCGTACATGGACACCGCAAGCATGGCGAAAGTACTCGCCGCCGTCGCCGGGCCCCAACGCATTCCGCTCCGAGAAGCCCCGTACACCCCTAGTGACCGGCTCCTCCTCGGCGGGCCCTTCAAGGCACAGAAGCACGGACTCATGCCGGTCCACACCCTCATCACACCGGCTGGCCCCGGCGTGGCCGCGCTCAGCTCCGCGGCCTTCGGCATCGAACCCGACGGCCGCGCCAGCCTCAACGTTCTCGGCGCACCCTGGGACACCTTGCCGGCGACTGGAGTGAAGGCAGCCCGCCGTCCAACACCGGCAAGGCTGCAACTCCTGCTCGAACCCGAACCCCAGCTGCGGGCCAGCACCGTCCCGGAGCGCATCGCCCGCGCCTACAACGGCGCCTACCGCCTGGCATTCGACGACCAGACCAAGACCGTCTGTGACCAGGAGGTCCTCGCTGCCGTCTCACGCCGCAGGTCCGGCCGACCCCTCGGCCTGGCGGCCTGA